One genomic window of Biomphalaria glabrata chromosome 9, xgBioGlab47.1, whole genome shotgun sequence includes the following:
- the LOC106071520 gene encoding far upstream element-binding protein 2-like isoform X1 encodes MADNPGTTQFDGTSAFASAVARARQIAAKITPGAGDAQQQGTKRPLDDGASFGEPETKKIAGDSSIGAQLRAIADNQGYTPGSEAARDAARAAQEAAARINRQLGIQQDPNMQPQKPGPHAGLGMVTTEEHRVPDKMVGLIIGKGGEQITRLQADTGCKVQIAADSGGLPDRPCTLTGSPTAIMMCKQAMQQIIERGLGGGGGGGGPHMGGMDGMGEGGTVVEMNIPGSKVGLIIGKGGETIRQLQERAGVKMVMIQDSNAPSAQDKPLRISGEPSKCQRAKEMVLDLLAEKDGIPRPGGGNYNEFGSPMGHMGHGGGGGGGPNGMDIGVPRQGVGLVIGKGGDMIKKIQAETGAKVQFKQDDGQSQDRICSVTGPPDKVNQAVRMIQDLLAKANIMGGQPIHNNFGPMGPGPGNDMGRGGPGNGPFSPPGPRGGMGGRFDPNFQDHTSFSVPADKCGLVIGKGGETIREINRQSGAHVELDRNPPPNMNEKLFNIRGNPNQIQHAIQLIQEKTGQQGGPNDQVGWAESFYPKGHGPGGGPGGMMGGPGGPSGPPGGPGPQGGPGGPGPQGPGGYDQFGGQFGQPSQPPQQQYGGAPQGWNAYGNQYPQQQNMPNKQPNDANAAAWAAYYYATYGQQAAQQPAAPQQSAAPQQQPMQQQQPAQTSYAQPSELRVNHTINPQTGQPDYSQAWIEYYRSQGMIHEAQMVLQQVAANQAATQGGQPGQ; translated from the exons ATGGCTGATAACCCCGGCACTACTCAATTTGACGGAACAAGTGCCTTTGCTTCGGCTGTAGCTCGTGCAAGACAG ATAGCAGCCAAGATCACTCCAGGAGCAGGGGACGCACAACAGCAAGGTACCAAGAGACCTTTGGATGATGGCGCCTCCTTTG GTGAgccagaaacaaagaaaatagcTGGTGATT CTTCAATAGGTGCACAGTTAAGAGCTATAGCTGATAATCAAGG CTATACACCTGGATCAGAAGCTGCTAGAGACGCTGCTCGGGCTGCTCAGGAAGCTGCTGCTAGAATAAATCGACAGTTAGGTATTCAGCAAGACCCAAATATGCAACCTCAGAAACCAGGACCCCATGCTGGTCTGGGAATGGTGACTACAGAAGAGCATAGGGTACCAGACAAGATGGTTGGCTTAA TTATTGGTAAGGGTGGTGAACAGATTACACGTTTGCAAGCTGACACAGGTTGTAAAGTGCAGATAGCTGCTG ATAGCGGAGGATTGCCGGATAGGCCATGCACATTGACAGGTTCACCTACTGCTATTAT gaTGTGTAAACAAGCAATGCAACAGATCATAGAGAGAGGATTGGGAGGTggaggtggtggtggtggtcctCATATGGGTGGAATGGATGGCATGGGAGAAGGTGGCACTGTAGTAGAGATGAATATCCCAGGCTCAAAAGTTGGTCTCATTATTGGAAAAGGTGGTGAAACCATTAGACAGCTTCAG GAACGTGCAGGTGTTAAAATGGTTATGATCCAAGATAGCAACGCTCCATCTGCTCAGGATAAACCTTTACGCATTAGCGGTGAGCCGAGCAAGTGTCAAAGAGCCAAAGAAATGGTGCTCGATCTTCTGGCTGAAAAGGATGGCATTCCTCGTCCTGGTGGTGGTAATTACAATGAGTTTGGTTCACCCATGGGACATATGGGTCATGGTGGTGGCGGCGGAGGTGGTCCCAATGGAATGGACATAGGTGTGCCTCGACAAGGTGTTGGGCTAGTGATTGGTAAAGGTGGAGATATGATTAAGAAGATTCAAGCAGAAACTGGAGCCAAAGTTCAATTTAAACAAG ATGATGGCCAGAGCCAAGATAGGATTTGTTCAGTGACAGGTCCACCAGATAAAGTAAATCAGGCAGTAAGGATGATTCAAGATTTATTAGCCAAAGCTAATATAATGGGG GGACAACCTATTCATAATAATTTTGGTCCAATGGGACCAGGTCCAGGCAATGACATGGGTAGAGGTGGCCCTGGCAATGGGCCTTTTTCACCACCAGGCCCTAGAGGAGGAATGGGGGGAAGGTTTGATCCAAATTTCCAAGACCATACCTCATTTAGTGTTCCAGCTGATAAATGTGGACTTGTTATAGGCAAAG GTGGTGAAACTATTAGGGAAATAAACAGGCAATCTGGTGCACATGTGGAGTTAGATCGGAATCCGCCACCTAACATGAATGAGAAGCTGTTCAATATTCGTGGAAATCCTAATCAAATTCAGCATGCCATTCAGCTTATTCAGGAGAAAACTGGGCAGCAGGGTGGGCCCAATGATCAGGTGGGTTGGGCTGAG tCCTTTTATCCTAAAGGTCATGGACCTGGAGGTGGACCAGGAGGCATGATGGGAGGTCCAGGAGGACCTAGTGGTCCCCCAGGAGGACCAGGACCACAGGGGGGACCAGGTGGACCAGGCCCACAGGGTCCAGGTGGATATGATCAGTTTGGCGGACAGTTTGGCCAACCAAG TCAACCACCTCAGCAACAATATGGAGGTGCCCCACAAGGATGGAATGCCTATGGAAATCAATATCCTCAACAGCAGAATATGCCAA ataAACAGCCTAATGATGCAAATGCTGCTGCCTGGGCAGCTTACTATTACGCAACATATGGACAGCAAGCGGCACAACAGCCAGCAGCTCCACAGCAGTCTGCAGCACCTCAACAACAACCAATGCAGCAGCAGCAACCAGCACAGACATCGTATGCTCAACCCAGTGAGTTGAGAGTCAATCACA cTATCAACCCTCAGACTGGTCAACCAGATTATAGCCAGGCATGGATAGAATACTACAGGTCTCAAGGCATGATTCACGAAGCCCAGATGGTGCTACAGCAGGTCGCTGCAAACCAAGCAGCAACACAAGGTGGACAGCCTGGTCaatag
- the LOC106071520 gene encoding far upstream element-binding protein 2-like isoform X3 translates to MADNPGTTQFDGTSAFASAVARARQIAAKITPGAGDAQQQGTKRPLDDGASFGEPETKKIAGDSSIGAQLRAIADNQGYTPGSEAARDAARAAQEAAARINRQLGIQQDPNMQPQKPGPHAGLGMVTTEEHRVPDKMVGLIIGKGGEQITRLQADTGCKVQIAADSGGLPDRPCTLTGSPTAIMMCKQAMQQIIERGLGGGGGGGGPHMGGMDGMGEGGTVVEMNIPGSKVGLIIGKGGETIRQLQERAGVKMVMIQDSNAPSAQDKPLRISGEPSKCQRAKEMVLDLLAEKDGIPRPGGGNYNEFGSPMGHMGHGGGGGGGPNGMDIGVPRQGVGLVIGKGGDMIKKIQAETGAKVQFKQDDGQSQDRICSVTGPPDKVNQAVRMIQDLLAKANIMGGQPIHNNFGPMGPGPGNDMGRGGPGNGPFSPPGPRGGMGGRFDPNFQDHTSFSVPADKCGLVIGKGGETIREINRQSGAHVELDRNPPPNMNEKLFNIRGNPNQIQHAIQLIQEKTGQQGGPNDQVGWAESFYPKGHGPGGGPGGMMGGPGGPSGPPGGPGPQGGPGGPGPQGPGGYDQFGGQFGQPSQPPQQQYGGAPQGWNAYGNQYPQQQNMPNKQPNDANAAAWAAYYYATYGQQAAQQPAAPQQSAAPQQQPMQQQQPAQTSYAQPTINPQTGQPDYSQAWIEYYRSQGMIHEAQMVLQQVAANQAATQGGQPGQ, encoded by the exons ATGGCTGATAACCCCGGCACTACTCAATTTGACGGAACAAGTGCCTTTGCTTCGGCTGTAGCTCGTGCAAGACAG ATAGCAGCCAAGATCACTCCAGGAGCAGGGGACGCACAACAGCAAGGTACCAAGAGACCTTTGGATGATGGCGCCTCCTTTG GTGAgccagaaacaaagaaaatagcTGGTGATT CTTCAATAGGTGCACAGTTAAGAGCTATAGCTGATAATCAAGG CTATACACCTGGATCAGAAGCTGCTAGAGACGCTGCTCGGGCTGCTCAGGAAGCTGCTGCTAGAATAAATCGACAGTTAGGTATTCAGCAAGACCCAAATATGCAACCTCAGAAACCAGGACCCCATGCTGGTCTGGGAATGGTGACTACAGAAGAGCATAGGGTACCAGACAAGATGGTTGGCTTAA TTATTGGTAAGGGTGGTGAACAGATTACACGTTTGCAAGCTGACACAGGTTGTAAAGTGCAGATAGCTGCTG ATAGCGGAGGATTGCCGGATAGGCCATGCACATTGACAGGTTCACCTACTGCTATTAT gaTGTGTAAACAAGCAATGCAACAGATCATAGAGAGAGGATTGGGAGGTggaggtggtggtggtggtcctCATATGGGTGGAATGGATGGCATGGGAGAAGGTGGCACTGTAGTAGAGATGAATATCCCAGGCTCAAAAGTTGGTCTCATTATTGGAAAAGGTGGTGAAACCATTAGACAGCTTCAG GAACGTGCAGGTGTTAAAATGGTTATGATCCAAGATAGCAACGCTCCATCTGCTCAGGATAAACCTTTACGCATTAGCGGTGAGCCGAGCAAGTGTCAAAGAGCCAAAGAAATGGTGCTCGATCTTCTGGCTGAAAAGGATGGCATTCCTCGTCCTGGTGGTGGTAATTACAATGAGTTTGGTTCACCCATGGGACATATGGGTCATGGTGGTGGCGGCGGAGGTGGTCCCAATGGAATGGACATAGGTGTGCCTCGACAAGGTGTTGGGCTAGTGATTGGTAAAGGTGGAGATATGATTAAGAAGATTCAAGCAGAAACTGGAGCCAAAGTTCAATTTAAACAAG ATGATGGCCAGAGCCAAGATAGGATTTGTTCAGTGACAGGTCCACCAGATAAAGTAAATCAGGCAGTAAGGATGATTCAAGATTTATTAGCCAAAGCTAATATAATGGGG GGACAACCTATTCATAATAATTTTGGTCCAATGGGACCAGGTCCAGGCAATGACATGGGTAGAGGTGGCCCTGGCAATGGGCCTTTTTCACCACCAGGCCCTAGAGGAGGAATGGGGGGAAGGTTTGATCCAAATTTCCAAGACCATACCTCATTTAGTGTTCCAGCTGATAAATGTGGACTTGTTATAGGCAAAG GTGGTGAAACTATTAGGGAAATAAACAGGCAATCTGGTGCACATGTGGAGTTAGATCGGAATCCGCCACCTAACATGAATGAGAAGCTGTTCAATATTCGTGGAAATCCTAATCAAATTCAGCATGCCATTCAGCTTATTCAGGAGAAAACTGGGCAGCAGGGTGGGCCCAATGATCAGGTGGGTTGGGCTGAG tCCTTTTATCCTAAAGGTCATGGACCTGGAGGTGGACCAGGAGGCATGATGGGAGGTCCAGGAGGACCTAGTGGTCCCCCAGGAGGACCAGGACCACAGGGGGGACCAGGTGGACCAGGCCCACAGGGTCCAGGTGGATATGATCAGTTTGGCGGACAGTTTGGCCAACCAAG TCAACCACCTCAGCAACAATATGGAGGTGCCCCACAAGGATGGAATGCCTATGGAAATCAATATCCTCAACAGCAGAATATGCCAA ataAACAGCCTAATGATGCAAATGCTGCTGCCTGGGCAGCTTACTATTACGCAACATATGGACAGCAAGCGGCACAACAGCCAGCAGCTCCACAGCAGTCTGCAGCACCTCAACAACAACCAATGCAGCAGCAGCAACCAGCACAGACATCGTATGCTCAACCCA cTATCAACCCTCAGACTGGTCAACCAGATTATAGCCAGGCATGGATAGAATACTACAGGTCTCAAGGCATGATTCACGAAGCCCAGATGGTGCTACAGCAGGTCGCTGCAAACCAAGCAGCAACACAAGGTGGACAGCCTGGTCaatag
- the LOC106071520 gene encoding far upstream element-binding protein 2-like isoform X2 produces the protein MADNPGTTQFDGTSAFASAVARARQIAAKITPGAGDAQQQGTKRPLDDGASFGEPETKKIAGDSSIGAQLRAIADNQGYTPGSEAARDAARAAQEAAARINRQLGIQQDPNMQPQKPGPHAGLGMVTTEEHRVPDKMVGLIIGKGGEQITRLQADTGCKVQIAADSGGLPDRPCTLTGSPTAIMMCKQAMQQIIERGLGGGGGGGGPHMGGMDGMGEGGTVVEMNIPGSKVGLIIGKGGETIRQLQERAGVKMVMIQDSNAPSAQDKPLRISGEPSKCQRAKEMVLDLLAEKDGIPRPGGGNYNEFGSPMGHMGHGGGGGGGPNGMDIGVPRQGVGLVIGKGGDMIKKIQAETGAKVQFKQDDGQSQDRICSVTGPPDKVNQAVRMIQDLLAKANIMGGQPIHNNFGPMGPGPGNDMGRGGPGNGPFSPPGPRGGMGGRFDPNFQDHTSFSVPADKCGLVIGKGGETIREINRQSGAHVELDRNPPPNMNEKLFNIRGNPNQIQHAIQLIQEKTGQQGGPNDQSFYPKGHGPGGGPGGMMGGPGGPSGPPGGPGPQGGPGGPGPQGPGGYDQFGGQFGQPSQPPQQQYGGAPQGWNAYGNQYPQQQNMPNKQPNDANAAAWAAYYYATYGQQAAQQPAAPQQSAAPQQQPMQQQQPAQTSYAQPSELRVNHTINPQTGQPDYSQAWIEYYRSQGMIHEAQMVLQQVAANQAATQGGQPGQ, from the exons ATGGCTGATAACCCCGGCACTACTCAATTTGACGGAACAAGTGCCTTTGCTTCGGCTGTAGCTCGTGCAAGACAG ATAGCAGCCAAGATCACTCCAGGAGCAGGGGACGCACAACAGCAAGGTACCAAGAGACCTTTGGATGATGGCGCCTCCTTTG GTGAgccagaaacaaagaaaatagcTGGTGATT CTTCAATAGGTGCACAGTTAAGAGCTATAGCTGATAATCAAGG CTATACACCTGGATCAGAAGCTGCTAGAGACGCTGCTCGGGCTGCTCAGGAAGCTGCTGCTAGAATAAATCGACAGTTAGGTATTCAGCAAGACCCAAATATGCAACCTCAGAAACCAGGACCCCATGCTGGTCTGGGAATGGTGACTACAGAAGAGCATAGGGTACCAGACAAGATGGTTGGCTTAA TTATTGGTAAGGGTGGTGAACAGATTACACGTTTGCAAGCTGACACAGGTTGTAAAGTGCAGATAGCTGCTG ATAGCGGAGGATTGCCGGATAGGCCATGCACATTGACAGGTTCACCTACTGCTATTAT gaTGTGTAAACAAGCAATGCAACAGATCATAGAGAGAGGATTGGGAGGTggaggtggtggtggtggtcctCATATGGGTGGAATGGATGGCATGGGAGAAGGTGGCACTGTAGTAGAGATGAATATCCCAGGCTCAAAAGTTGGTCTCATTATTGGAAAAGGTGGTGAAACCATTAGACAGCTTCAG GAACGTGCAGGTGTTAAAATGGTTATGATCCAAGATAGCAACGCTCCATCTGCTCAGGATAAACCTTTACGCATTAGCGGTGAGCCGAGCAAGTGTCAAAGAGCCAAAGAAATGGTGCTCGATCTTCTGGCTGAAAAGGATGGCATTCCTCGTCCTGGTGGTGGTAATTACAATGAGTTTGGTTCACCCATGGGACATATGGGTCATGGTGGTGGCGGCGGAGGTGGTCCCAATGGAATGGACATAGGTGTGCCTCGACAAGGTGTTGGGCTAGTGATTGGTAAAGGTGGAGATATGATTAAGAAGATTCAAGCAGAAACTGGAGCCAAAGTTCAATTTAAACAAG ATGATGGCCAGAGCCAAGATAGGATTTGTTCAGTGACAGGTCCACCAGATAAAGTAAATCAGGCAGTAAGGATGATTCAAGATTTATTAGCCAAAGCTAATATAATGGGG GGACAACCTATTCATAATAATTTTGGTCCAATGGGACCAGGTCCAGGCAATGACATGGGTAGAGGTGGCCCTGGCAATGGGCCTTTTTCACCACCAGGCCCTAGAGGAGGAATGGGGGGAAGGTTTGATCCAAATTTCCAAGACCATACCTCATTTAGTGTTCCAGCTGATAAATGTGGACTTGTTATAGGCAAAG GTGGTGAAACTATTAGGGAAATAAACAGGCAATCTGGTGCACATGTGGAGTTAGATCGGAATCCGCCACCTAACATGAATGAGAAGCTGTTCAATATTCGTGGAAATCCTAATCAAATTCAGCATGCCATTCAGCTTATTCAGGAGAAAACTGGGCAGCAGGGTGGGCCCAATGATCAG tCCTTTTATCCTAAAGGTCATGGACCTGGAGGTGGACCAGGAGGCATGATGGGAGGTCCAGGAGGACCTAGTGGTCCCCCAGGAGGACCAGGACCACAGGGGGGACCAGGTGGACCAGGCCCACAGGGTCCAGGTGGATATGATCAGTTTGGCGGACAGTTTGGCCAACCAAG TCAACCACCTCAGCAACAATATGGAGGTGCCCCACAAGGATGGAATGCCTATGGAAATCAATATCCTCAACAGCAGAATATGCCAA ataAACAGCCTAATGATGCAAATGCTGCTGCCTGGGCAGCTTACTATTACGCAACATATGGACAGCAAGCGGCACAACAGCCAGCAGCTCCACAGCAGTCTGCAGCACCTCAACAACAACCAATGCAGCAGCAGCAACCAGCACAGACATCGTATGCTCAACCCAGTGAGTTGAGAGTCAATCACA cTATCAACCCTCAGACTGGTCAACCAGATTATAGCCAGGCATGGATAGAATACTACAGGTCTCAAGGCATGATTCACGAAGCCCAGATGGTGCTACAGCAGGTCGCTGCAAACCAAGCAGCAACACAAGGTGGACAGCCTGGTCaatag
- the LOC106071520 gene encoding far upstream element-binding protein 2-like isoform X6 — protein sequence MADNPGTTQFDGTSAFASAVARARQIAAKITPGAGDAQQQGTKRPLDDGASFGEPETKKIAGDSSIGAQLRAIADNQGYTPGSEAARDAARAAQEAAARINRQLGIQQDPNMQPQKPGPHAGLGMVTTEEHRVPDKMVGLIIGKGGEQITRLQADTGCKVQIAADSGGLPDRPCTLTGSPTAIMMCKQAMQQIIERGLGGGGGGGGPHMGGMDGMGEGGTVVEMNIPGSKVGLIIGKGGETIRQLQERAGVKMVMIQDSNAPSAQDKPLRISGEPSKCQRAKEMVLDLLAEKDGIPRPGGGNYNEFGSPMGHMGHGGGGGGGPNGMDIGVPRQGVGLVIGKGGDMIKKIQAETGAKVQFKQDDGQSQDRICSVTGPPDKVNQAVRMIQDLLAKANIMGSFYPKGHGPGGGPGGMMGGPGGPSGPPGGPGPQGGPGGPGPQGPGGYDQFGGQFGQPSQPPQQQYGGAPQGWNAYGNQYPQQQNMPNKQPNDANAAAWAAYYYATYGQQAAQQPAAPQQSAAPQQQPMQQQQPAQTSYAQPSELRVNHTINPQTGQPDYSQAWIEYYRSQGMIHEAQMVLQQVAANQAATQGGQPGQ from the exons ATGGCTGATAACCCCGGCACTACTCAATTTGACGGAACAAGTGCCTTTGCTTCGGCTGTAGCTCGTGCAAGACAG ATAGCAGCCAAGATCACTCCAGGAGCAGGGGACGCACAACAGCAAGGTACCAAGAGACCTTTGGATGATGGCGCCTCCTTTG GTGAgccagaaacaaagaaaatagcTGGTGATT CTTCAATAGGTGCACAGTTAAGAGCTATAGCTGATAATCAAGG CTATACACCTGGATCAGAAGCTGCTAGAGACGCTGCTCGGGCTGCTCAGGAAGCTGCTGCTAGAATAAATCGACAGTTAGGTATTCAGCAAGACCCAAATATGCAACCTCAGAAACCAGGACCCCATGCTGGTCTGGGAATGGTGACTACAGAAGAGCATAGGGTACCAGACAAGATGGTTGGCTTAA TTATTGGTAAGGGTGGTGAACAGATTACACGTTTGCAAGCTGACACAGGTTGTAAAGTGCAGATAGCTGCTG ATAGCGGAGGATTGCCGGATAGGCCATGCACATTGACAGGTTCACCTACTGCTATTAT gaTGTGTAAACAAGCAATGCAACAGATCATAGAGAGAGGATTGGGAGGTggaggtggtggtggtggtcctCATATGGGTGGAATGGATGGCATGGGAGAAGGTGGCACTGTAGTAGAGATGAATATCCCAGGCTCAAAAGTTGGTCTCATTATTGGAAAAGGTGGTGAAACCATTAGACAGCTTCAG GAACGTGCAGGTGTTAAAATGGTTATGATCCAAGATAGCAACGCTCCATCTGCTCAGGATAAACCTTTACGCATTAGCGGTGAGCCGAGCAAGTGTCAAAGAGCCAAAGAAATGGTGCTCGATCTTCTGGCTGAAAAGGATGGCATTCCTCGTCCTGGTGGTGGTAATTACAATGAGTTTGGTTCACCCATGGGACATATGGGTCATGGTGGTGGCGGCGGAGGTGGTCCCAATGGAATGGACATAGGTGTGCCTCGACAAGGTGTTGGGCTAGTGATTGGTAAAGGTGGAGATATGATTAAGAAGATTCAAGCAGAAACTGGAGCCAAAGTTCAATTTAAACAAG ATGATGGCCAGAGCCAAGATAGGATTTGTTCAGTGACAGGTCCACCAGATAAAGTAAATCAGGCAGTAAGGATGATTCAAGATTTATTAGCCAAAGCTAATATAATGGGG tCCTTTTATCCTAAAGGTCATGGACCTGGAGGTGGACCAGGAGGCATGATGGGAGGTCCAGGAGGACCTAGTGGTCCCCCAGGAGGACCAGGACCACAGGGGGGACCAGGTGGACCAGGCCCACAGGGTCCAGGTGGATATGATCAGTTTGGCGGACAGTTTGGCCAACCAAG TCAACCACCTCAGCAACAATATGGAGGTGCCCCACAAGGATGGAATGCCTATGGAAATCAATATCCTCAACAGCAGAATATGCCAA ataAACAGCCTAATGATGCAAATGCTGCTGCCTGGGCAGCTTACTATTACGCAACATATGGACAGCAAGCGGCACAACAGCCAGCAGCTCCACAGCAGTCTGCAGCACCTCAACAACAACCAATGCAGCAGCAGCAACCAGCACAGACATCGTATGCTCAACCCAGTGAGTTGAGAGTCAATCACA cTATCAACCCTCAGACTGGTCAACCAGATTATAGCCAGGCATGGATAGAATACTACAGGTCTCAAGGCATGATTCACGAAGCCCAGATGGTGCTACAGCAGGTCGCTGCAAACCAAGCAGCAACACAAGGTGGACAGCCTGGTCaatag
- the LOC106071520 gene encoding far upstream element-binding protein 2-like isoform X4 produces the protein MADNPGTTQFDGTSAFASAVARARQIAAKITPGAGDAQQQGEPETKKIAGDSSIGAQLRAIADNQGYTPGSEAARDAARAAQEAAARINRQLGIQQDPNMQPQKPGPHAGLGMVTTEEHRVPDKMVGLIIGKGGEQITRLQADTGCKVQIAADSGGLPDRPCTLTGSPTAIMMCKQAMQQIIERGLGGGGGGGGPHMGGMDGMGEGGTVVEMNIPGSKVGLIIGKGGETIRQLQERAGVKMVMIQDSNAPSAQDKPLRISGEPSKCQRAKEMVLDLLAEKDGIPRPGGGNYNEFGSPMGHMGHGGGGGGGPNGMDIGVPRQGVGLVIGKGGDMIKKIQAETGAKVQFKQDDGQSQDRICSVTGPPDKVNQAVRMIQDLLAKANIMGGQPIHNNFGPMGPGPGNDMGRGGPGNGPFSPPGPRGGMGGRFDPNFQDHTSFSVPADKCGLVIGKGGETIREINRQSGAHVELDRNPPPNMNEKLFNIRGNPNQIQHAIQLIQEKTGQQGGPNDQVGWAESFYPKGHGPGGGPGGMMGGPGGPSGPPGGPGPQGGPGGPGPQGPGGYDQFGGQFGQPSQPPQQQYGGAPQGWNAYGNQYPQQQNMPNKQPNDANAAAWAAYYYATYGQQAAQQPAAPQQSAAPQQQPMQQQQPAQTSYAQPSELRVNHTINPQTGQPDYSQAWIEYYRSQGMIHEAQMVLQQVAANQAATQGGQPGQ, from the exons ATGGCTGATAACCCCGGCACTACTCAATTTGACGGAACAAGTGCCTTTGCTTCGGCTGTAGCTCGTGCAAGACAG ATAGCAGCCAAGATCACTCCAGGAGCAGGGGACGCACAACAGCAAG GTGAgccagaaacaaagaaaatagcTGGTGATT CTTCAATAGGTGCACAGTTAAGAGCTATAGCTGATAATCAAGG CTATACACCTGGATCAGAAGCTGCTAGAGACGCTGCTCGGGCTGCTCAGGAAGCTGCTGCTAGAATAAATCGACAGTTAGGTATTCAGCAAGACCCAAATATGCAACCTCAGAAACCAGGACCCCATGCTGGTCTGGGAATGGTGACTACAGAAGAGCATAGGGTACCAGACAAGATGGTTGGCTTAA TTATTGGTAAGGGTGGTGAACAGATTACACGTTTGCAAGCTGACACAGGTTGTAAAGTGCAGATAGCTGCTG ATAGCGGAGGATTGCCGGATAGGCCATGCACATTGACAGGTTCACCTACTGCTATTAT gaTGTGTAAACAAGCAATGCAACAGATCATAGAGAGAGGATTGGGAGGTggaggtggtggtggtggtcctCATATGGGTGGAATGGATGGCATGGGAGAAGGTGGCACTGTAGTAGAGATGAATATCCCAGGCTCAAAAGTTGGTCTCATTATTGGAAAAGGTGGTGAAACCATTAGACAGCTTCAG GAACGTGCAGGTGTTAAAATGGTTATGATCCAAGATAGCAACGCTCCATCTGCTCAGGATAAACCTTTACGCATTAGCGGTGAGCCGAGCAAGTGTCAAAGAGCCAAAGAAATGGTGCTCGATCTTCTGGCTGAAAAGGATGGCATTCCTCGTCCTGGTGGTGGTAATTACAATGAGTTTGGTTCACCCATGGGACATATGGGTCATGGTGGTGGCGGCGGAGGTGGTCCCAATGGAATGGACATAGGTGTGCCTCGACAAGGTGTTGGGCTAGTGATTGGTAAAGGTGGAGATATGATTAAGAAGATTCAAGCAGAAACTGGAGCCAAAGTTCAATTTAAACAAG ATGATGGCCAGAGCCAAGATAGGATTTGTTCAGTGACAGGTCCACCAGATAAAGTAAATCAGGCAGTAAGGATGATTCAAGATTTATTAGCCAAAGCTAATATAATGGGG GGACAACCTATTCATAATAATTTTGGTCCAATGGGACCAGGTCCAGGCAATGACATGGGTAGAGGTGGCCCTGGCAATGGGCCTTTTTCACCACCAGGCCCTAGAGGAGGAATGGGGGGAAGGTTTGATCCAAATTTCCAAGACCATACCTCATTTAGTGTTCCAGCTGATAAATGTGGACTTGTTATAGGCAAAG GTGGTGAAACTATTAGGGAAATAAACAGGCAATCTGGTGCACATGTGGAGTTAGATCGGAATCCGCCACCTAACATGAATGAGAAGCTGTTCAATATTCGTGGAAATCCTAATCAAATTCAGCATGCCATTCAGCTTATTCAGGAGAAAACTGGGCAGCAGGGTGGGCCCAATGATCAGGTGGGTTGGGCTGAG tCCTTTTATCCTAAAGGTCATGGACCTGGAGGTGGACCAGGAGGCATGATGGGAGGTCCAGGAGGACCTAGTGGTCCCCCAGGAGGACCAGGACCACAGGGGGGACCAGGTGGACCAGGCCCACAGGGTCCAGGTGGATATGATCAGTTTGGCGGACAGTTTGGCCAACCAAG TCAACCACCTCAGCAACAATATGGAGGTGCCCCACAAGGATGGAATGCCTATGGAAATCAATATCCTCAACAGCAGAATATGCCAA ataAACAGCCTAATGATGCAAATGCTGCTGCCTGGGCAGCTTACTATTACGCAACATATGGACAGCAAGCGGCACAACAGCCAGCAGCTCCACAGCAGTCTGCAGCACCTCAACAACAACCAATGCAGCAGCAGCAACCAGCACAGACATCGTATGCTCAACCCAGTGAGTTGAGAGTCAATCACA cTATCAACCCTCAGACTGGTCAACCAGATTATAGCCAGGCATGGATAGAATACTACAGGTCTCAAGGCATGATTCACGAAGCCCAGATGGTGCTACAGCAGGTCGCTGCAAACCAAGCAGCAACACAAGGTGGACAGCCTGGTCaatag